The Planktothrix tepida PCC 9214 sequence TTGCCACTTCAGAGAATCTCCTGAACAGTTTTGTTAATCTGAATCAGCATCTTGATCAAAAAATTGTTTTTCACGCATCAGAAGCGGGTCTTTGTAATCGATTACGAGCTTTATGTTCGTGTTTTTGTATGAGTAAAATTTTAGAAATCCCCCTGGAAATTTGTTGGGAACCTCAAGCAGCTTGTGATTGCAATTTTGATGATTTATACGAAAGAGTGACAGAAAATAATGTAAAATTTATCTCTGTGGCAGAACTCAATTCTATTGATAACCCTTCTCAAGTCATTTATATTAACAAGATGAAACATAAAAATTACTTCTATGAAACTTATTTAAAAGACAAAGTAGAGCAAAAAGATTTTGATCAAGAGTATGTCAGATTTATGAGACAATTAAAGGTTAAACCTCACTTGCTTTTAAAAATCAATGAATTCACGCAAAATTTTATGCCTCATGACGATATCTTAGGGGTACATATTAGAAGAACAGATCATGTAAATTACATTAGAAGCAATTATCCAGAATCGGTATTTTCTTCTGATGCGAAATTTATCAGTGCTATTGGGAAAGAGATATTTAAAGGATACTCAAAAATATT is a genomic window containing:
- a CDS encoding nodulation protein NodZ, giving the protein ATSENLLNSFVNLNQHLDQKIVFHASEAGLCNRLRALCSCFCMSKILEIPLEICWEPQAACDCNFDDLYERVTENNVKFISVAELNSIDNPSQVIYINKMKHKNYFYETYLKDKVEQKDFDQEYVRFMRQLKVKPHLLLKINEFTQNFMPHDDILGVHIRRTDHVNYIRSNYPESVFSSDAKFISAIGKEIFKGYSKIFLATDNQLTKDMIFQNFPDLVISYCQDFNDNYQQKIDKNNQRHTTVEDALIDLYLLSKCKKIIGSYGSSFSEYAALLGKIPLIYP